The Haliaeetus albicilla chromosome 9, bHalAlb1.1, whole genome shotgun sequence genomic sequence CTCCTCCAACAGACTGTGTGGGAGCTATTGCTTCATGGAGTGATCAGGCAAAGAACAATTAGTAAGCGCTGCAGtaacacagaaatgaaatgacTTGACTCTTACTAGcaagaaaatacagatattaATCATGTTCTCTCAATGGGGAGTTCTGTATTGACTTCTTTTGAAGtcaagaaagaacagaaaaatacatttatgctTTCTTACACTGGGTTCTTTTTTGAGCTGAGACTAGCTTGGTTGCACTGGCTGCAATCTTGATAGGTTTAACTTGAAAGAGGTTAGTGCTCCCAGTGTTACAGATGTTACCAGAGCGGCAAAAAAGAAACCTCTGATTGAGATCTTTATCTATATGTATGCAAAAGAATAGTTGCTGACAAAACATCTATTGCGCAGTGGTTCATATATATGAATATCAAATCACTGTACAATAGGTGTTTTGTCAGCAACTACTCTTACTTCCCCCAGAGATACTAACATTATTGAAACCATATGCAACTGAAGTGGTGTGAAAGCCAGTAGGCTGAAAAAGCCCCCAGAAGGCCTGTGTGATGGTAGGAGCACACTGATGCAGTTCTCATTGTGGTCATCCAGAACTATTTTTCACACACTGAAACCATACCAGCCTCCAAGTCTGAAGTCCAGAACAGATTTAGCTCCGAGCTGCTAACCCTACAGCCCTAACTACTGCACCATCAACATTAACCAAGATCTTTGGTATGTTGAGGGTACCTTTTTGTCTGGTAGCAACTGCTTAACAGGTAAAAGAAGCCCTGGATGCCTGAAATGTTGGGGTTTGATATGTGGAAAGGAAGCAATATGAATTCAAACCTTACTGAAAGGCTTaatccttccttccctgccagaGACCTAGTTTTCCTTGTGAAGTCcaaaagaatgaatcaaacttCCTCAACATGCAAGCCAAATTACTCTTATCAATGTAATATTGCTCTTCTTCATATATAACTAGTACAAACTATAAAGTGAGAACAACAAGAAGTATCCCAAGGAGTAGTGTCcaaactgtatttaattttgcagTAAAATCTTATCATGAACGTGAACTTGCTGTCAAACAACTGGAATGCTACAAGAATTGGGGCCAAGAGGCCATTCAGCTACAGCATGTTAGATAtttggtattttgtttttctggagtAGGACAGCACTCCGGATCTTCAGCAGTTTATTGATACTTCTGAGACTCACAGTTGTTAACAGAAGATCTGAAAAGTCTATTTACTTTCAATGGGAGGCATGGTTGTATCCAGTCTACTTCCTTAGGAGCCTCAGGGTATTCCATGTTATTTACCTATTCTTGGTCTCCTAGAACAGATAATCCCAGATTCCAGCTACGGCATATAAACCAGGCTCCATGCGGGATGCTTGTCCCTTAACTGTTTCAGAAGGGAAATAACAACCTACATGAGCTATGCTGTCCACTTCCACCTGCCCAGTACCCACATTtacaaccaaaaaaatccctgaagtGCTATTCCAAAGTATTTTGCTCTTCATATTCCATACTCCTTTGCAAAATGCACTAACACAGAGGCATACAAAGTTTGTTACTGCAACTCGTGATTTATAAAGGTTTGAGCAGTTTATATTTATACAACTCCATAACTAATTCTTTAAAGTGAGAAACTCCAAACTGAAATTTATTGCCTAAGTCCTTATCTGGGAGAAGGGCTCCTAGCATCAACCTGACAATGCACATGGCAGCAAGGCCAGCAGCAGCTGTAGGAACTAGCTTTTAAGCAGGAAATATCTCCTCTGTACGTAAGAGCCAGAAGATGTTTGAAGGTAGacaaggttttttgtttgtttcctgtccccaaaacagattttctgttttccagccttCCCGGGCCTGACAGGATTAGAAAGGTACTGAACAAAAGATGCCCACAGATAAAAAACTAGAagcatttattgctttttcttaacATTCCAGATTTTAAGCTGCCATAGGAACCATAGCAGCTGAATTATATTTCTCCAGTGAGTAAATCCCTTAAAACCAGgtaatgcttttgaaaacaggCTGTCAATTTTGCCATTAACTTATTCCCCTCTACTCCACAACACACAAATGTTCTACCCTCCTTGTATTTTTCTTACCTCTCATTTGTATTTCTTGTTGCTCCCTCTCTTTCTTGGCTTGGATGGCAAGAAGGCGCCTGCTCTTCACAGCACTTATCATATCATCAGCTTCTATTTCTACCCGGTGCTCTATTTTCATCATCtcgttttttttcttttcatttcttcccatCATATTCTCATCTTTCCCATTCTCCTTGGTTTTGGCCACCATTTCTTTTcgcttctgtttttctgctcttttcttgtcattttcttccttcaagaTAGCTAGGCGCTCCTTCCACAGCTCAGCCGACGTCTGCTGCTTTGCCTCCACGTGGTCCTGCACCGAGTACGTCATTAGAATCCGGTGGCACAGTGCTCCAAGTATCCGTAATTTCTCTTCAGGAGTCAACTCAAAGAACTCCGATGTCTCCAGTTTCTCCAAGAACTCATCTTGTACTTCATTATCCTCAAAAGCTGCCAAATCCTTGCTTTCATCTACATTATCTGAGACCTCACTTTCCTCCTGCACATCTGACTTGCGTAGGCATAGGCGAACCAACTCAGAAGCAGAATGCAAAGTAAGTGGTATTTCAGAAAGCTTCATTCCTAGCTCAGCATAATCTTCAGCAATTTCATCTTGCAGCAGGGTCTGCAAGAGAATGACCAGTACTCGGTTCAAATAAAGGAAGCCTCCCTTTTCTGCGCAAAGTGCTTCCATCAGGGAAACTGCCGTAATCGGATATTGAGCATCTGGCATCAATAACCCTGAGTAACAGCTCAGGAACTCCACCACCATAGCGACATCCCCAAAGAGTGTATTAGGAAGTCCTTCTGGAGTATCAACCAGTTTAAAAGTAGGCAAGGTTTTCCCTTTAAGATCTTGGTCCTcatatcttttctgtttttctagtttttccttcatctccttctccttccGCTCCTTTGCTCTctccttcagtttctctttcagcttctcccttttcttcttcatgtaCTCCTTTCGCTGCTCCTCTGTCATGGTGGCCCATTTCTTCCTGTGCTCTAGAAGCTCGTAGCGTTTCTGTACTAACCCTCGCAAATCCTCAGGGAGACGGGCACGATCCTCATTTGAGAGTAACCTAGCTGTTTTGGAAATGATACAGGAAAGAgcactttttttgtcttcccggtctttgttttctttgtaataaGCAATGAGATGGAGTGCTGCAGGAGGCAGATGTTTCTGGGGTTTGCTGGAAGACCTAGGGGTGCCTCCAGAACTCCTGGGAGCCCTGGACACCTTAGTGGTACCTTTAGCCATGTCCAGTAGTgtcatttgtttcattttcatcttgGGGGTCTTCAAGCCTTTCCTAGGAGACTTTGATTTCCCCGATGATTTCTGCCCATTCAGAACCCTTTTGCCTCTCTGCTTTTTGTCCAAGGATTTGTTGCTGCCCTTTCCCAGTCGGCTCCTCTTTGGAATGCGAAAGTTAGAACCGAGTTTAGCAGGTGACACAATTTTCATCACCTCTTCCAGCTCCTCTTTAGGACATTTTGAATTCTTAGAGTTTTTCACCTTCAGTGGAGAGCCAATAATAGATTTCTCCAAATGCACGTGGCACCACAGAGTAGGGCTCAGTGGCTGGCCCAGGGATGATCCATCAGTTTTGGATTTCTTAGAAGGCTTTCTGTCAGGTGATCGAGAGCTCTTCCTCTTGGTTGAGGGGTTGAGAGTCATAtactaaaattaaagaaagaatgattttatattaatatttaaaaataaataaaggttaTATAGATCCTTTTCTGTCAATTATTTTTGcctatgtttatttttaatgtatttttccagtgaACAAGGAGTACTCAATATCTTAAGGGTGACAGGCttctgcaacagctttcaataTTCTGCACTGTAGTCACTATGTTGGTTATGAAGTCATTAGCTCATTCCAGAAAGTTCACATTTAactttataaaatgaaacactacgaagaattttaaatgtttcctaCTACATTACATAAAACCATTTTGTTTCTACTTAAAAGGTTGTGGGAAGGCAGTTTGCCTGCAAAATATTGACATTAATTTCAAAAACTATTCCTCTGCTCAGAGATTTCTTACTGAGTCATGTAGGGTTCAGTCCTGGACCCCACCCAGCACACCACCCAGAGGAAAACTGAAGGAGCACAGAAGTGATGGGTGACAGGAGTTTAGAGACTGGTTTCTGAATTGCCTGAAAGTATCTAGAATGAAGGCAAGACAGGATTCAATTCTGAAATAACATGATTGAATATCTGACTGTTTTTCATCTGCTGAAATAACCTACATGACAGCATACTTTAAGCACAGAACAGTTTAACCCAGAGCCAAACAGAGACTGATTTCAGGACTATGTCAGCATCTCAAATTCAGTTTCAGGATGCACCCAGAATACTAATATATTTcaagaagtgaaaaataaaatacaagaatatAACCTTTAGGTTATGGATAAAATTACCAGAAAACAGGGGCTGAAAATTTGAGATTTCTTAGCAATTAAAATTCCAAAATtgctgtggttaagcacagcaAAAGGTGCAAGCATCtaagaagcatttctttaagAACAGACATACAAAAATGTGATCAATTTAAGACTGCCATAGGAATATTCAGATTTTCCAGCTCATGGATGTTCCCTCTTGAAGACTTTAGTTTAAAGAGCCCTCATTAGCCCATTAGAGAAATTTTTACTGAAGATTGCACAATCACCAAATCCAGTGCCTGCATAACTTCATTCTACAAAAATTGTGTTGAAATATTTGCTGAAGAGAATTACCTAAGCCAAAAGCATCCAGCAAAGATACGAATCATGATAATTACAAATTCACAAATATTAGATCTACAACTTATACTGTATGTCCAACTATCACttacacaaaattattttgtcagaACACTAATTCTGGATTAATAAATTCTGCAGGCACttctcaaaatttaaaaaaactcaaTATAAATTCAATCTCTATGCCAAGTGGGAAACAAGCTACAGAAAGTGCCACCCCTAAACATAAAGCTAAGGACTTCTGTAAGTCAAACTGAAGATTTTagagttttgtattttttcttagtATATACTAAGGGTACACCTCCATCCCTCAATGCTCTGAATAAAAGAGTTTGTACACCACCAGCAAATACTTTAATTTCCTTAAGGCAGTGATCCCAAATACTACAGCAAGGGTAAACACAGCTGAAATATGAAgaacttatttttccttttaagcaaATTTACAAGTGTTCAGAAGAGACCATAGAAGCTTGCTAGAATGAGGTGTTCTCCTcctactgaagaaaaaagggatatagcaaatatttctcttctaGTTTTAGAACAATGCTTGACAAAGACGGAATCCATGAAAAAAGCGAGTTTATTAAATGAACAAAATAGTGCTTTCTACATCCAAAGATGAATTTTAAACCAGCAGATTTCATGATATGACATTTACTCAGTTACCAGTGTATTTGGCTGGTCATTACAAAgggctaggaaaaaaaaaaaaaaacatccctGCTACTCAGAGTATTCGGTACAAAATTTGTTGTATCTGCCATCACTCAATCAAGCACCATACAAGAACCAAGAATCATGAAGTCAAACACATCTGTGgtgggctgaccctggctggacgccaggtacccaccaaagctgttctatcactccccctcctcagctggacaggggagagaaaatataacaaagagcttgtgggttgagataaggacaggagagatcactcaccaattaccgtcatgggcgaaacagactcagcctggggaaaattaactcaatttattacaaatcaaccagactagggtaatgagaaataaaaccaaatctcaaaacaccttccctccacccctcccttcttcccaggcacaacttcactcctggattctctaccaaccccccctcagcggcacagggggatggggaatggggtttacggtcagttcatcacacgttattttctgccgcttcatcctcctcaggggcaggactcatcacactcttcccctgctccagtgtggggtccctcccacgggagacagtcctccacaaacttctccaatgtgggtccttcccacgggctgcagttcttcacaaactgctccagcatgggtcctttccacggtgtgcagtccttcaggagcacactgttCCAGCAcgggtcccccacggggtcacaagtcctgcgagaaaacctgctccatgggctcctctccacagatccgcaggtcctgccaggagcctgctccagcgcgggcttcccacggggtcacagcctccttcaggaacccacctgctccagcgtggggtcctccacaggctgcaggtgggtaactgctccaccgtggacctccctgggctgcagggggacagcctgcctcaccatggtcttcatcacgggctgcaggagaatctctgctctggcacctggagcatctcctccccctccttcttcactgaccttggcgTCTACAGGGCTGTtcctcttacatgttctcactcctctctccagctgctgtttctgtctgtcccaacctttcttccttcttaaaaatgttatcacagaggcgttaccactatcgctgattggctcggccttggccagcagcgggtccgtctcagagccagctggtattggctctgtcggacacaggggaagcttccagcaacttcttacagaagccacccctgtaacccccccgctaccaaaaccttgccacacaaagccaatacaacgTCCAACTCTTGCATTGTAACCATGAAAAAGGCCCAATAACTGACACTACCAGGCAAGGACTATAGCTCTTCCATCTGTCTTACACCAGGAAATCATGTCTCTAATCGTAGACAAGTAATGCAAACTATTGGAAAAATCAAGAAAAGGTAGTTACACCTCAAATTTTCAAAGTAGACCACTGTTTCAGACATTCAAGCTGTGTCACCTCTCAAAGGGTCAATCTTCAAAAGAGTGGGCCTTCCTGCTCTGCATCTAAGTTGATGTAAGCTTGGGAGCACCAAAATCCAACTGGCACACTGAAGTCTCTACCAATACTGTTTAAGGGTGGGGAATGGgtgagaaagcagaggaggTACTTTTAGGAATTCTTACCTTATGTGGGTCAAGCAAGAAGTCACTAAATTTACTGGGGAGAGAGTATTTCTTCACTAACTCATCCTCCACTACCCACGGGGCATTCTCACATGTGCCGGCCCGTAGTGCGTTGTGACGGATGAAGTACCTCAGGATCTCCTTGTTGGGAGGACGCTCTGTACGGACTAAGCTATCTGCTGGTACGTTGCTGATGATCTTGGAGATAACAAACAGACAAACTGTTAACATTTAACTTCTAACCACATTACAAATACATACCATATGGCTAAAAGGAGCAAGGACAATTGTACTGCTTCATGTCCACAAACTCTTCACTTTTTCAAAGCTCTCTTGCAAagactcaaaacaaacaaaacagaacttgCAGAACCAAGATGCACAATAGAGATTGGCAGGAGATTCAGTTAgccaaaaaagtaaaaaacgTCACTTTATGTTGCAGATTTCTTGCCAAAGCCCACCACTTCATCTCTGACCTTCCTCCAGCTTTTGCTTACTACTAATTTCAAAGCTTTTACAtattaatgtttattttgttttgatttttttcctgagaccAGAGGAGTAACTCTGCAAGTGGTACTCATTAAATTGAGGTCAGCACTGCCTCTCTCGGCAAATTAGCAAAGAGATGACAAAAAGCAcgcagcagtgctgcagctaCACAGAGCTTCTCGAAGCACAGCTACGTACGACACGACTGTCAGAGAAGCTCAGTTAGAACAAAAGCAGCAACTGCCGCTCATGATTTAACTAGTCTACCTCTGACCAAGTTTCATTAACTGCCTGACCAGAGATTAACAAGTTAACAGCAACCTCTCTAAAGCTACCATAGCACTGTGACTCAGCGTGTGGTACCAGGGAATTGTCAGGTGTCTCCATGCACAAAACCCAATTATGTAACAGCCAGGCTAGCCAGCCTCACAGACAACTACAGCCATCCTGCTTCCAATACCATGACCCCGGCATAAAGTACTACATTGGGCTGTATAGACACGCCAATAGTGATTATTTAATTAAACTTGCATATTCATGTTATAACAGAAAGGATTCAAATGGGCAACTCACCttatcttcatttttcagcttGACATCATATTTGTGTGGCAGGAATTTAGGTGGAACccacttcctttcttccttcttcaaagAAGTGGGAAGCTTCCGAGGAGACCTACGTGCTCGATCGTCTGATAAAACAAGGTAAGACATTAAGTGTCTTAGTATTAgagtccaaaaaaaaaaagttaaagaatCCAGATCATTGCTGGACTGGGCACCCCACCCCTTGCTATCTATACGGTGTTTGGTTAAACTAGAACATCAGGATAAAATCCCAAATCAGGTTTTAGAAATATCCTGAAGATGCAGGTTGGGAACGGAGTGCCTAAATAGCTCTGAAGTAGGAGGTAACACCTATCTTCAAGGAGTATAAAGGACGACTTGCAGTATTTAAACCCATTTCTCTACAGATGGTAAGCTGCAACTACCTGTGCAAAGGGAGAAAATGCCTGTAAAATTCATAAAGGGGGGACAGGTTTCATAACCTAGCCAGTAACCTGCTTAGGGAGCTCCTGCCAAGAGCCCTAGCTGTCTCTGCCATGCcatatttgaaataattctaCTGCAGGAATTACCAACTTTAAAttaaagtaacttttaaaatcatataACTTTGGTGGCCATTAAGCGTTTTATAGTTACAAGCCCTATGTCTATGGGCTAGTTTATCTGGAGATTTTAAGCATACTTATACAACCAGTCTTTTTACTCTCAAAAGAGATGTAACTGAAAGAGTACAAAGGCATCACATCTTCTTGCCAGCTGGTGTTGAGTCTATTATTTCTATATTCAGGATGCAAATGTTAATCATTTAAGACAAAATCCAAGCTTACTGAAGAAAGCGATCCCCAAATGTTTTTATGTCTGTGGCTATGACTCAAAGAAAGCACTAAAGCAAGCATGATAGATGAGAATAATTATCTACTAAGTATATGCAGAATACAAGTAGATACTAGACCCAAGTCAGACTTTTAAATATAGATATCTATCACTGTCACATTGTAAGCCCTATAGCATTTAAGCTTCAGCAGCATTATACCCTACATGGCATAAAGCCAAGTTCTGCCCCCCTGCCTTCCAAATCAGTCACCTTGGTTAGGGAACAGATCACAGATGCTACAGGCTCACTGCACCATATACATAAATGTGCAGCTACTTCCCACATTAGTGCTACATTTCAGATAATGCAATGTAGAATCCTCTGCTCCAAGCATCACTCATTATAGaagctttccttaaaaataaaccccCCTGAATTTCGTAACAGTGGTACTATGTGTGAAAGCAAACTAATCCTCTCACCGCAGGTCAGGCTGAGACATAACTTTTGCCTGCTTTGGTTCaacatttgtattaaaaaaatcttggtaGGTTCACAAATACTGAACCACGTTTTTCTGCTCAGCAGCACAATGGAAGTCGCGTACAAGACACTTCAAGCTCTGTAAAAGATCTGCTTTCAGAGATCAGTGTATTTTAAGTGGCTGAATGTTATCTTTGCTGGATGTGCGTAACACACACAGCAAGttatatataaagaaataacAATGTGTTGCTTAGTCCTGGCTCTGCCTTTGAAGGACTCTGTTAGGTTGCTGCTTCTGCAACAGGCCTGTAAGTGACCTCTCCTTTTGTGATTTACTTTCTAGATTCTAAAACTAGGGATGACTACATTGGATTCCATCTAACAGCACCTGGATGCTGGGGTTGGGGAAGAAGAAATCACTGTACATTCCTGCCTAAAGTTATTTTACAAAAAGCATACTTCATTTGTTATTGTATtgtactgaaataaaacttACATTCACTACACTACTGGAACCTCTTAAAGGATCCATAGGCTGTTGTCTCCTTGTATTCACCACTTATTTTGGATTTTCGAAAGCATTATTAGGTCCAAGTACAGCTCAAGCTGCAGAACCTGCCTTCAGTAGTCCACCATccattttcaggaaaaactaGCCTTTCCTCTCACTTCTGCAGATTTTCCAGAGTTCACTTCCTCAGCAACTAAAAATACAAAGCCACTTCAGACTGCACGTATGATGCAATAAAGCTGGTATAAAGCCTTATTTACAGCTTCTGAAGCACAGTAGACTCCTAAACAGAGACTGAAGCTCTCTTCCTCTGCCCCTTATTTCCTCCAACAAAATCAGCAAGTTTGACCCAAATATTAGTAAAAATGCTAAGGTTAACTCTGCCCCCTCGTGTGTGCACAGAAAGATACAGCTCTTACGTCACACAGTTATGCAGAGCCTGTTATGGCTTCTAAATGCCCACTCTTGCGTAGTGACCTCAACCCATCTTACTAGTGGTCAAGTATGCAAATTATTAGAATGAAAAAGTCAAAGTAACTGTGGCTAGATACCTCCAGCTACTGTACACAGCCTCCTGCAGATGCAATTCAGGGCCTGAACCCACTAAATGAAAGCAAGTCTTTACTACTTCTGTAGTATGTTGTATAAATGTAACAAATGGTACGTAGTTCTTTTAATGGACTCTGGAATATAGATTCAGTAATGAGTTTACTGTGAACTCATGTTCTATTATAACACAGAATATAAAATCATTAGCAATAAAATATCCTTTTAATAAATGCATATGCACAAGGAGAAGAGTTAAAAAGAATGAGTGCTTACTGCTTTTACTGATTACATTATGACTCTGCTAGCATCCTTTGAAGTTCATCTTTTACAGAAAGGGTAGGACAGTCCCAGTTTATAGAGGCAACTAAACACAAGCCAGATAATCAGCAGAGTCAGACTGAAAAAGACTCAGGAATCCCCATTCCTGCAGTATTCTTCCAATCTCTGAGCACTATACTGGCAGTGTCAGTAAGAGCACAGCTGAACACAGATGGTTAGAATACTGCACACCACTGAACAAAATATCATGGTAGACTTTAACACCCAAGCCcaaaaatgctgctgtaaaTTTAGGCAGTGAGCATCTTTAAAGTAAAAGCTACTTCCTATGCCTTTTACAAGGTAGCTTGAGGGAACTACCactcaaaaaaaattttttttttaaaaaagcatccATTAGTCCCTCTCTAAGCACTATTACTGTTTCAAAGGACAAGTATAAGGCCAGACTGTttctgcaaaactttttttttttttcttcctggttaTACAGAGCATTGCAATGAAATCAAAACAGCTCATAAATTTTTCCAGTACCAATCAGAAACAGTTCACAATTATTAAGCTTGGGTCTACAGCTTGGTAGAACTTGTTTTCCACTCCTGACTTTGCTGTTAGTGGGCTGTTTTCTGAGTTTCCTCTTCTCCATATTAGAGGAGGTTATATACACCTTCCCCAGGTTTTGGAGTGACTATTAACAAATGTgaattttattacatttatgtgcatttaaaattaagctATCCAGATTAGAGCTATGCtgtggggttgttttggttttggttttttgttttaaaacactttttgaaATCTCTTTTAAAGACTCTTATAATTCCATTTTTAAGAAGTTACACAGGacatgaaactttttttttcctctttcaacaGTACCTTCTCAGAGTCAAGAAAAGCCTTGGACATCCACTGTTTAGCTCTGCAGCAAGGAGGAACAGATATGAAAGTGGGGAACAATGTTTCAAAGCATGCTTTATTTTGAAcccttagaaaaaaattaatatgcatttttctgcatGAATTTTGTCTCAGCATTTGAAAATTGGAAAGGGgataaaccaaaataaaaaaacaaactcatttTTAATGTCAGCTGGGGACATGAGAGAGAATGACTGCAGAACAGGCTTTAGAACTAGAGATGTTTGTTCTGAGGATGAACATCACAGCAGAACTTTATGATTCTGCATGAACTTTTTCTGttccccttcccccacccccccttttttttttaaatacacttgTTATACTTTCAAAGCTTATACATTTCATGTATAGTTTTCAGTATTACACCTTAGAATGACAgcacattttctgctttaaaacagGCAAGAACAGTTGAAAGCCAACAGCACTGATGTCACCAAAGCTGCACCACTAACAATAACAGTTTCAGGATTTTCATTACATAACACTGTTTAAACATCACATATAACGTTCACAGCCCAGGCCCAAGATGTACATAAATTCAAATACTCACTTCCAGGTGCTACCTACTGGCATGCTGTCTTACTACTTACTCATACTTTCCCTCCTGCTGTCATCCTCTTTCAGGATAGCTTCCTTCTGGTTGTCCTGGGCTGCCTGGCTGGAGTTCTCCTTGTCACTGGATGGGGAATCACAGGCTCCGTCCgatttcttttctgaagcctCTTCATCAACCTTCTCCAGGGGATGTATTTTCACAACTTTCACAGGCAACATTTTCTCCTTACCAACCTGCACAGAAATATTGATGGAAACTGAACCTGAGCAAGACACATGAGCTAATGAGCTTTAACAttacaaggaaggaaaaaaagcagctaagaTGACCTAATTTGGCAAAACACCTAACTGATATCCACCTTGAGAGAAGCCCATGATCCCTCTCATGAAACAATTACAGGATTTAATTCTACTACTCCTACCTGGAAGTTCTGTACAAATTGCTAAGAGAGAACTGccaacccacaagtttttccAAGTGTTTAATAATCCTGCTTTCTCAGCCTAAGGAAAGAGTGTGTGTACAAGGTGCAAGCATGTTCTTCTCAGCAGCCCCAGTTGAGAGAATACATCCTAAACAGGTTGCTAACAGAGAATGTTTTATaactttctgttatttttaacaagtttGAGATTTTCCCATTATTCCCAGTTTTGAAGGGAATTTTCTAATCACTAGAGCATCGATAGAGATTTGTAAGCAGTTGACTTCCAGCTACCTTAGTTTAAGACTACTACTCCTTCTGGGAACATGGTAGGTGAAAAGACTAcagcagattttaatttttaacgtattttaattaaaacatgtatttttatatatacttaAGTATATACACAGGCCATCATATATTTAAGCAGTATAACAAATATATCTGTATTCCCCCCTCCCCGATCAGTCATTTTTCTCTTGCCATCAGTATGGGTCATCCACATGCATCTGCTTATGGAACCATTTTGCATTCAAAAGCAGGTGTTGCCACTGGGAttctacagaaaagaaattctgacCATCTTTCTGATAATGTAAGTGGCTAACATATTCTTCTCATCTCCTGCCTTTAGATATCCAAAATTAGCTCTGGgacaaaatgcaaagcagataCTTACCTCAAAGTCACACTCTTCTCC encodes the following:
- the BAZ1B gene encoding tyrosine-protein kinase BAZ1B isoform X4, whose translation is MAPLLGRKPFPLAKPLPPGEPGERFVIPHTQEAFRTREEYEARLERYSERIWTCKSTGSSQLTHKEAWEEEQEVAELLKEEFPTWYEKLVLEIVHHNTVSLEKLVDAAWLEIMTKFAVGEECDFEVGKEKMLPVKVVKIHPLEKVDEEASEKKSDGACDSPSSDKENSSQAAQDNQKEAILKEDDSRRESMNDRARRSPRKLPTSLKKEERKWVPPKFLPHKYDVKLKNEDKIISNVPADSLVRTERPPNKEILRYFIRHNALRAGTCENAPWVVEDELVKKYSLPSKFSDFLLDPHKYMTLNPSTKRKSSRSPDRKPSKKSKTDGSSLGQPLSPTLWCHVHLEKSIIGSPLKVKNSKNSKCPKEELEEVMKIVSPAKLGSNFRIPKRSRLGKGSNKSLDKKQRGKRVLNGQKSSGKSKSPRKGLKTPKMKMKQMTLLDMAKGTTKVSRAPRSSGGTPRSSSKPQKHLPPAALHLIAYYKENKDREDKKSALSCIISKTARLLSNEDRARLPEDLRGLVQKRYELLEHRKKWATMTEEQRKEYMKKKREKLKEKLKERAKERKEKEMKEKLEKQKRYEDQDLKGKTLPTFKLVDTPEGLPNTLFGDVAMVVEFLSCYSGLLMPDAQYPITAVSLMEALCAEKGGFLYLNRVLVILLQTLLQDEIAEDYAELGMKLSEIPLTLHSASELVRLCLRKSDVQEESEVSDNVDESKDLAAFEDNEVQDEFLEKLETSEFFELTPEEKLRILGALCHRILMTYSVQDHVEAKQQTSAELWKERLAILKEENDKKRAEKQKRKEMVAKTKENGKDENMMGRNEKKKNEMMKIEHRVEIEADDMISAVKSRRLLAIQAKKEREQQEIQMRVRMEKEAEEERIRKHKAAAEKTFQDGIAKAKLVMRRTPVGTDRNHNRYWLFSDEVPGLFIEKGWVHDSIDYRFILPHQKKEDFKKDYSSGDKRRSTGTDGRVSKLHRSVHAADLPTETTAPKQGQNLWFLCDSQKDLDELLDCLHPQGVRESQLKERLEKRYQDITHSIHLARKQNLGLKSCDGNQELLNYLRSDLIEVATRLQKGGLGYVDVTPEYEARVYSLESLKDFGECVIALQAGVVKKFLQGFMAPKQKRRKHQGEDYTAKAEEIDEDKKMAEEAKVASAMEKWKTAIREAQTFSRMHVLLGMLDACIKWDMSAENARCKVCRKKGEDDKLILCDECNKAFHLFCLRPALYEIPDGEWQCPACQPSTARRSSRGRNYAEDSAEDEGEESEEASDEPDAEEEEEEEEDYEVAGLKSHGLYVSVRPRKAARGKQSTAMYSSRQGRHQRKKQSLHPARGPRQRAAPVNGADIDELVLQTKKTARRQNLELQKCEEILSKLIKYRFSWPFREPVTTEEAEDYFEVISNPMDFQTMQSKCSCGNYRSVQEFLSDIKQVFSNAERYNQNGSHVLSCLEKTEQCLIDMVHKHLPGHTYARRKRKKLSARYSFQFWTVDGCRD